In Paenarthrobacter sp. GOM3, a single window of DNA contains:
- a CDS encoding DedA family protein, producing the protein MDITAPETWGSAIYLWIVPIVVGDAIFPPIPSEMVVITGGALAADGHANFWLILLLAAFASWLGDMAVFLLFKRRISHVLDRWSWGRHVHRGIHAAIAKAGRSSTYGAIIGGRFVPGGRLATSSAAGIANVSVRGFSLCAAMGAMLWAVWQVGLGYFTGSTTRLPFWASSLIGVGVGLVIGVVVGLIVTRRRGNRSPVDEPYDGDAPRPE; encoded by the coding sequence ATGGACATCACCGCCCCTGAGACGTGGGGATCCGCGATCTACCTGTGGATCGTACCCATTGTGGTGGGCGACGCCATCTTTCCGCCGATCCCGTCCGAAATGGTGGTCATCACCGGCGGCGCGCTCGCGGCCGACGGCCACGCCAACTTCTGGCTGATCCTCCTCCTGGCCGCCTTCGCATCATGGCTTGGCGACATGGCGGTGTTCCTGCTGTTCAAGCGCCGCATCAGCCACGTGCTCGACCGTTGGTCATGGGGCCGCCACGTCCACCGCGGAATCCACGCAGCCATTGCCAAAGCCGGCCGGTCCTCAACGTACGGGGCCATCATCGGCGGGCGTTTCGTTCCCGGGGGCAGGCTCGCGACCTCCTCGGCGGCCGGGATCGCGAATGTGTCGGTGCGCGGGTTCAGTCTCTGCGCCGCCATGGGCGCCATGTTGTGGGCCGTCTGGCAGGTGGGCCTGGGCTATTTCACCGGTTCCACCACCAGGCTGCCGTTCTGGGCGAGCTCATTGATCGGCGTCGGCGTTGGGTTGGTCATCGGAGTGGTGGTTGGCCTGATCGTCACCCGTCGCCGCGGCAACCGCTCCCCCGTGGACGAGCCATACGACGGCGACGCGCCCCGGCCCGAGTAG
- a CDS encoding O-acetyl-ADP-ribose deacetylase, with the protein MRIDILRGDLTTRPVDAIVNAANSSLLGGGGVDGAIHRAAGPELLEACRELRRADLPDGLPVGAAVATPGFRLPARWVIHTVGPNRHAGQTDPALLASCFRESLKVAAGLGARSIAFPAISAGIYGWDASQVAEVAFDAVRSFASSAGAASGSPLELVEFVLFSDETADVFRAALDSASGLGR; encoded by the coding sequence ATGCGAATCGACATCCTGCGTGGCGACCTCACGACGCGTCCTGTGGACGCGATTGTCAATGCCGCCAACTCGTCCCTGCTCGGTGGAGGGGGAGTGGACGGTGCCATCCACCGGGCCGCCGGACCTGAACTTCTTGAAGCGTGCCGCGAGCTCCGTCGGGCGGACCTGCCGGACGGCTTGCCGGTTGGCGCGGCGGTTGCGACGCCAGGCTTCAGGCTTCCCGCCCGCTGGGTGATCCACACGGTAGGTCCCAACCGGCATGCAGGCCAGACCGATCCTGCGCTGCTCGCGTCATGTTTCCGCGAAAGCCTGAAGGTGGCGGCGGGCTTAGGTGCCCGCTCGATTGCCTTTCCTGCGATCAGCGCCGGGATTTACGGCTGGGACGCCAGTCAGGTGGCCGAGGTGGCGTTCGACGCCGTGCGGTCCTTCGCATCGTCAGCAGGAGCCGCTTCGGGCAGCCCGCTTGAGTTGGTGGAGTTTGTACTGTTTTCGGATGAGACGGCTGACGTCTTTAGGGCTGCATTGGATTCCGCATCAGGGCTGGGTCGCTGA
- a CDS encoding Lrp/AsnC family transcriptional regulator — MSDSSIARTQGASPNRVRLDGTDRLILKELMTDARIPNNVLAAKAGIAPSTCLGRVRALRDAGIIRGFHASVDLEALGLLVYALISVRVNSQARNKMLAIAQRLKALPNVQSVFLLAGDQDFLVHVACGSPKELRDFIAVHLASDPAIANTQTNLVFDHLTPGE; from the coding sequence GTGTCAGATTCATCTATCGCCCGCACTCAGGGTGCTTCGCCGAATCGGGTTCGGCTGGACGGGACGGACCGATTGATCCTGAAGGAGTTGATGACCGATGCCCGGATTCCCAACAATGTGCTCGCTGCAAAGGCTGGGATCGCACCCTCCACGTGCCTCGGCCGTGTCCGTGCGCTCAGGGATGCGGGCATCATCCGGGGCTTCCACGCATCAGTGGACCTTGAGGCGCTGGGATTGCTGGTCTACGCGCTGATTTCGGTCAGGGTGAATTCGCAGGCGCGGAACAAGATGCTGGCGATCGCACAACGATTGAAGGCGCTGCCCAACGTCCAGAGCGTTTTCCTGCTGGCCGGCGACCAGGACTTCCTGGTGCACGTGGCCTGTGGGTCGCCAAAAGAACTGCGGGATTTCATCGCCGTCCATCTCGCCTCGGATCCCGCCATTGCGAACACCCAGACGAACCTGGTTTTTGACCATCTGACGCCGGGGGAGTGA
- a CDS encoding RluA family pseudouridine synthase, producing MQSPLPVRDGVNATRLRLPDEGPWSTAMDYMMHRWGHIDPQGIEDRFDAGEIVGEGGVPLDRNTRLEDHTFIWYYRTLPPETRLPVEINILHQDEHILVVDKPHFLPTTPGGTYIQESALVRLRNLLDLPDLIPMHRLDRMTAGLLLLSTNPETRGRYQVLFEKRQVQKEYECVSAATPAPGFPAVDFPAVVRNRMTKSRSYLLAEVIDGEPNAETRIEKTRTFDAGTHQRALYRLEPHTGKTHQLRVHMASLGLGIVNDAFYPDLLDKAPDNYAKPLQLLARGITFVDPISRKPVEYRSQLELSEAHA from the coding sequence ATGCAATCCCCCCTCCCCGTGCGCGACGGCGTGAACGCAACCCGCCTCCGCCTCCCGGACGAGGGCCCCTGGAGCACTGCGATGGACTACATGATGCATCGCTGGGGACACATCGACCCCCAAGGCATCGAGGACCGCTTCGACGCCGGCGAGATCGTGGGCGAAGGCGGCGTCCCCCTGGACCGCAACACCAGGCTCGAGGACCACACCTTCATCTGGTACTACCGCACACTCCCTCCGGAGACCCGGCTCCCAGTGGAAATCAACATCCTCCACCAGGACGAGCACATCCTCGTGGTCGACAAGCCACACTTCCTCCCCACCACGCCGGGCGGCACCTACATCCAGGAATCCGCGCTGGTCCGGCTCCGCAACCTGCTGGACCTCCCGGACCTCATCCCCATGCACCGCCTGGACCGAATGACCGCCGGCCTCCTGCTGCTCTCCACCAACCCGGAGACGCGTGGCAGGTACCAGGTGCTCTTCGAGAAGCGCCAGGTCCAGAAGGAATACGAGTGCGTGTCCGCCGCGACGCCCGCCCCCGGCTTTCCCGCCGTCGACTTCCCCGCAGTAGTCCGCAACCGCATGACCAAGTCCCGCAGCTACCTGCTCGCCGAAGTCATCGACGGCGAACCAAACGCCGAAACGCGGATCGAAAAGACAAGAACGTTCGACGCCGGCACCCACCAGCGCGCGCTGTACCGGCTGGAACCACACACCGGAAAGACCCACCAACTGCGCGTGCACATGGCGTCACTCGGGCTCGGAATCGTCAACGACGCCTTCTACCCGGACCTCCTGGACAAAGCGCCGGACAACTACGCCAAGCCCCTTCAGCTACTGGCCCGCGGCATCACCTTCGTGGACCCCATCAGCAGGAAGCCCGTCGAATACCGGAGCCAGTTGGAGCTCAGCGAAGCGCACGCCTAA
- a CDS encoding ArsR/SmtB family transcription factor gives MLDIEVIEDPAAAEASLDPIRTRILQELVEPASATQLAGRVGLPRQKVNYHLKALERHGLVELVEERRKGNVTERVLRATAASYLISPAALASVAPDPRRFADRFSAFWLLSLAARTVQEMGKLIAGAAVARKKLASFAIDGEITFRSAAERAAFAEELGVAVTRLVDKYHDGGAAAAAGGARKHRLVVVLHPALKTPSTEQAASGQTAEKDQGND, from the coding sequence ATGTTGGACATCGAAGTGATCGAGGACCCGGCCGCGGCGGAAGCATCGCTGGACCCGATCCGCACACGCATCCTCCAGGAGCTCGTTGAGCCCGCGTCGGCCACGCAGTTGGCCGGCAGGGTTGGGCTGCCACGGCAGAAGGTGAACTACCACCTCAAAGCCCTCGAAAGGCATGGGTTGGTGGAGTTGGTGGAGGAACGCCGCAAGGGCAACGTCACCGAACGGGTGTTGCGAGCCACCGCTGCCTCCTACCTCATTTCGCCCGCCGCACTTGCCTCCGTGGCGCCGGATCCACGGCGTTTCGCTGACCGGTTTTCGGCCTTCTGGCTGCTCTCGCTTGCCGCGCGCACAGTCCAGGAGATGGGCAAGCTCATCGCCGGGGCTGCCGTGGCCAGGAAGAAGCTGGCCAGCTTCGCCATCGACGGCGAGATCACCTTCCGCTCGGCCGCAGAACGCGCAGCGTTCGCTGAAGAGCTCGGCGTAGCGGTGACCCGGCTTGTGGATAAGTACCACGACGGCGGTGCTGCCGCCGCGGCGGGCGGGGCACGCAAGCATCGGCTCGTCGTCGTGCTCCATCCAGCACTCAAGACCCCCTCAACGGAACAAGCAGCCTCCGGGCAAACAGCAGAAAAGGACCAAGGCAATGACTGA
- a CDS encoding SRPBCC family protein: protein MTDNRKFEIVADTELPGTPERVWNAVTADTPAWMFPTDQWPAVKTVEEYPNHLVSRMDGPDGWFNQLEHVLEPLEGGRAKLHYVHSGIFADNWDEQYDGASKHTEFYLHTLGQYLQHFDGRPVVFTDIQGPASSQVPDGFVQLNKALGVDGVVAGSRFDVDVDGVGRLSGEVDFANQNFLGLRTADTMYRFFGRNAFGAPVGMTVHDFSGTGDSELTAKAWGGFLEKVYA, encoded by the coding sequence ATGACTGACAACCGGAAATTCGAAATCGTGGCGGACACCGAACTGCCGGGCACGCCGGAGCGGGTATGGAACGCCGTTACCGCGGATACCCCAGCCTGGATGTTCCCCACGGACCAGTGGCCGGCCGTGAAAACGGTGGAGGAGTACCCCAACCACCTTGTTTCCCGGATGGATGGACCGGACGGCTGGTTCAACCAGCTGGAACATGTCCTTGAACCCCTCGAAGGCGGCCGCGCCAAGCTGCACTACGTCCACAGCGGCATCTTCGCGGACAACTGGGACGAGCAGTATGACGGCGCCAGCAAGCACACCGAGTTCTACCTGCACACCCTGGGCCAGTACCTCCAGCACTTCGACGGCAGGCCCGTGGTGTTCACGGACATCCAGGGCCCGGCGTCTTCCCAGGTTCCCGACGGCTTTGTGCAACTGAACAAGGCGCTTGGGGTGGACGGTGTTGTTGCCGGTTCACGTTTCGACGTGGACGTCGACGGCGTTGGCCGCTTGAGCGGCGAGGTGGACTTCGCCAACCAAAACTTCCTGGGCCTGCGGACCGCGGACACCATGTATCGCTTCTTCGGCCGGAATGCCTTTGGCGCTCCCGTCGGCATGACGGTGCACGACTTCAGCGGTACCGGGGACTCCGAACTTACGGCCAAGGCCTGGGGCGGATTCCTGGAAAAGGTGTACGCGTAA
- a CDS encoding TetR-like C-terminal domain-containing protein produces MARPIVHDLQVRQRLLAVTAELVDREGPARVTLRDVAAAADTSTTAIYSLFGGKAQLLTAAVDDGFRTFGESQREAAHGGLLALGRAYRAWALEHPALYRLMFGGALAAYVDCKPTPDVASDSMLPLVEAVTEAQAAGGLRAEDPAVVAMAIWGQVHGLVSLELAQMNDPATDWPGIYETALASVARAWAA; encoded by the coding sequence ATGGCAAGACCCATTGTTCATGATCTCCAGGTCCGGCAGCGGCTACTGGCGGTCACCGCAGAACTCGTGGACCGCGAAGGTCCGGCCCGGGTGACCCTCCGGGACGTCGCCGCCGCAGCAGACACGTCAACCACCGCGATCTACTCCCTCTTCGGCGGAAAAGCCCAACTGCTGACAGCCGCCGTCGACGACGGTTTCCGCACCTTCGGCGAGTCACAACGCGAAGCCGCCCACGGCGGCCTTCTGGCGCTCGGCCGGGCCTACCGCGCGTGGGCTCTTGAGCACCCGGCCCTCTACCGGCTCATGTTCGGTGGTGCGCTGGCCGCCTATGTGGATTGCAAGCCGACGCCGGACGTCGCCTCGGATTCGATGCTCCCCCTGGTGGAAGCGGTCACCGAGGCGCAGGCAGCGGGGGGGCTCCGAGCCGAAGACCCTGCAGTAGTTGCGATGGCCATCTGGGGCCAGGTCCATGGGCTGGTCAGCCTGGAACTGGCCCAGATGAACGACCCCGCCACCGACTGGCCCGGAATCTACGAAACCGCACTCGCGTCCGTGGCCCGCGCCTGGGCCGCCTAA
- a CDS encoding DUF4188 domain-containing protein, producing the protein MAQEIFPGRFTADVGRDTVTVFLIGMRANRWWKVGRVARVASAMTAMLQHLAANPEAGLLSSEQWLGRTTMLLSYWESPEHLRRFAADRESPHLAPWRKFMKEMSGNGDVGVWHETYQVPASGIEVVYNGMPRFGLAKATSHVPVGPGSNTAKQRMGSGAARTEAARTEG; encoded by the coding sequence ATGGCACAGGAAATCTTCCCCGGCCGTTTCACCGCGGACGTCGGGCGTGACACGGTCACTGTCTTCCTCATCGGGATGCGCGCCAACAGGTGGTGGAAGGTGGGCCGTGTTGCCCGGGTGGCGTCAGCCATGACCGCCATGCTGCAACACCTGGCCGCGAATCCTGAGGCAGGCTTGCTCAGCAGCGAGCAGTGGCTCGGACGGACCACTATGCTGCTCAGTTATTGGGAAAGCCCTGAGCACCTGCGGCGTTTTGCCGCCGACAGGGAGTCGCCGCACCTGGCTCCCTGGCGGAAGTTCATGAAGGAAATGTCCGGCAACGGAGACGTGGGCGTGTGGCACGAGACCTACCAGGTTCCGGCGTCAGGCATTGAAGTGGTCTACAACGGCATGCCCCGGTTCGGCCTCGCAAAAGCTACGTCGCATGTACCCGTGGGTCCTGGCAGCAACACGGCCAAGCAGCGTATGGGCTCAGGGGCCGCCCGAACAGAGGCCGCCCGAACAGAAGGCTAG
- the yczR gene encoding MocR-like transcription factor YczR encodes MSGSLNPTALVRLLGSWNSGSLPAYRELADVVRLLVMDGRIPLDVALPSERALAQTLGLSRTTVTAAYANLREQGFLTAGQGSRGRTCIPHRTAPASAPGLAAPDGLLDLAYASLPAAGEVVHRAFADALTELPALLPGFGYDAMGVPALREAIAEKYTADGVPTRPGQILVTSGAQHALNIVLRTLAGKQDRVLVEHPTYPNALDAIRAAGCKPLPVALPAGTSPAWDIDAMVATMNQQRPAMAYLVPDFHNPTGRIMSDLQRRRLVRAARASGTVLVVDETLRGLNLDGVRTAPMSAFGPAVVSIGSLSKSHWAGLRTGWIRADEALISRFVATRTVMDLGGPVVEQLAAARLVRSFAEPLDVRLEELRHNRESLLDLLAEHLPAWEVERPRGGLTVWCRLPSPCSTALTILAPDFGLRLAAGPRFGVGGAFEHFLRVPYTLPPEQLEFAVLALRGAQDKLDSSPHLRRSLKSERPTAEAVA; translated from the coding sequence ATGTCCGGCTCACTGAATCCCACCGCCCTCGTTCGGCTCCTCGGCTCCTGGAACTCCGGTTCCCTGCCCGCCTACCGAGAGCTGGCCGACGTCGTGCGTTTGCTGGTGATGGACGGGCGCATCCCGCTGGACGTCGCGCTGCCCAGCGAGCGGGCATTGGCCCAGACCCTTGGCCTGAGCCGGACCACCGTCACAGCCGCGTACGCAAACCTCCGCGAGCAAGGGTTCCTTACCGCGGGCCAGGGCAGCCGGGGCCGGACGTGCATCCCCCACCGCACCGCCCCCGCGAGTGCGCCCGGCCTGGCAGCACCCGACGGCCTCCTCGATCTTGCCTACGCCTCCCTGCCGGCTGCCGGTGAAGTAGTGCATCGTGCCTTCGCCGACGCCCTGACCGAACTGCCCGCGCTCCTGCCCGGCTTTGGGTACGACGCCATGGGAGTTCCGGCGCTCCGCGAAGCCATCGCGGAGAAGTACACAGCAGACGGAGTGCCCACCAGGCCGGGCCAGATCCTTGTCACTTCCGGCGCCCAGCACGCCCTCAACATTGTGCTGCGCACCCTGGCCGGCAAGCAGGACCGGGTCTTGGTGGAGCACCCCACGTACCCCAATGCCTTGGACGCCATCCGGGCCGCTGGGTGCAAGCCGCTTCCCGTCGCTTTGCCGGCGGGGACCTCACCAGCCTGGGACATCGATGCCATGGTGGCCACCATGAACCAGCAACGACCCGCGATGGCGTACCTCGTCCCGGATTTCCACAATCCGACGGGTCGCATCATGTCCGATCTGCAACGTCGGCGCCTAGTGCGCGCAGCCAGGGCCTCGGGGACAGTCCTGGTGGTGGATGAAACGCTCCGGGGATTAAACCTCGACGGCGTCCGGACCGCGCCGATGTCGGCCTTCGGTCCCGCCGTGGTGTCCATAGGGTCGCTGAGCAAATCCCATTGGGCGGGCCTCAGGACCGGGTGGATTCGCGCGGACGAGGCCCTGATTTCCCGATTTGTGGCAACGAGGACCGTCATGGATCTGGGCGGTCCTGTTGTTGAGCAACTGGCGGCGGCCCGGCTGGTACGGTCCTTCGCCGAACCCCTGGACGTCAGGTTGGAGGAGCTGCGGCACAACCGGGAATCACTCCTCGACTTGCTGGCTGAACACCTGCCGGCGTGGGAAGTGGAGCGGCCGCGGGGCGGACTCACCGTTTGGTGCCGCCTGCCCAGTCCCTGCAGCACGGCGCTGACCATTCTTGCCCCGGACTTCGGGCTTCGTTTGGCGGCCGGCCCCAGGTTTGGCGTGGGCGGAGCCTTCGAACATTTCCTTCGCGTCCCCTACACCTTGCCGCCTGAGCAGTTGGAGTTCGCCGTCCTCGCCCTGCGTGGAGCCCAGGACAAGCTGGACTCCTCGCCCCACCTTCGTAGGTCCCTCAAGTCTGAACGTCCCACGGCGGAGGCAGTGGCCTAG
- the yczE gene encoding membrane protein YczE produces MMTRRITQLLIGLALYGISLAIFIRAGLGLDPWDVFHQGVATKTGFSIGVVVIAVSFIVLLLWIPLRQMPGIGTIANAVLVGLFADLGLWLIPAVSHLGGQIAMLAGAVILNGIASACYIGARLGPGARDGLMTGLVRRTGWSVRLVRTGIEVTVLAVGLLLGGSVGVGTVVYALAIGPIVQVLLPRFMVPEPAPARGSDPGKETATTEAAPAA; encoded by the coding sequence ATGATGACCCGAAGAATCACTCAACTCCTGATCGGCCTCGCACTATATGGCATCTCCCTGGCCATTTTCATCCGGGCCGGCCTTGGCTTGGACCCTTGGGACGTTTTCCACCAGGGCGTGGCCACCAAGACCGGTTTCAGTATTGGCGTGGTGGTCATCGCAGTCAGCTTTATTGTTCTCCTCCTGTGGATCCCGCTGCGGCAGATGCCCGGGATTGGAACCATTGCCAACGCCGTCTTGGTGGGCCTGTTCGCTGACCTGGGACTCTGGCTCATCCCGGCGGTTTCACACCTGGGCGGGCAGATCGCCATGCTGGCCGGAGCCGTGATCCTGAACGGCATCGCTTCTGCCTGCTACATCGGTGCACGTTTGGGTCCCGGTGCCCGTGACGGCCTGATGACCGGCCTGGTTCGTCGCACCGGCTGGTCGGTGCGCCTGGTCCGCACCGGCATCGAAGTCACTGTCCTGGCTGTGGGCCTCCTGCTGGGCGGCTCCGTGGGCGTGGGTACCGTTGTCTACGCCCTGGCCATCGGGCCGATCGTCCAAGTGTTGCTTCCCAGGTTCATGGTGCCCGAGCCCGCTCCGGCGCGAGGCTCGGATCCAGGCAAGGAAACAGCCACCACGGAAGCCGCTCCCGCCGCCTAG
- a CDS encoding glycoside hydrolase family 26 protein encodes MARATTVTPRPSRQKPTPPTFTGHPDRKRRRASLVAPLLVTALAATGLGFASKEVVPIVQALSLCKAGDAASIIPKDGVLLGVNLDWDTETLAEHRANLGHDPAVVVQFSDIPYDDETWAHTTNAVTQVRATGGVLLLTLEPHGGLATMSDEVIAKLATDLRAINDQGTPVVVRFAHEMNGSWYSWGQQPTRYVEVFRKVAAAVHSQAPGTSMMWAPNYGGGYPFTGGQYAARPGTPDFAALDTDHDGTLTMADDTYAPYYPGDDAVDWVGVSLYHWGNQRPWGNNDIAEPGKFLAMLNGTYNGTAGDDSSVPDFYQVYGVDHNRPVAIPETAAIFTPARGGASELDVKRAWWRQVFSAETHQEYPQLKMINWFEWKKYEIEINDDVDWRSAGSPAIRDALTQDLPDWLRYGEDLEACR; translated from the coding sequence ATGGCCCGCGCCACCACAGTAACGCCGCGGCCGTCACGGCAGAAGCCAACTCCCCCCACTTTCACCGGCCACCCGGACCGCAAACGGAGGCGAGCCAGCCTGGTCGCTCCCCTGCTGGTGACGGCGTTGGCGGCTACCGGGCTGGGTTTCGCTTCCAAGGAGGTGGTTCCCATCGTGCAGGCGTTGTCGTTGTGCAAGGCCGGCGACGCGGCATCGATCATCCCCAAAGATGGCGTGCTCCTCGGGGTGAACCTGGATTGGGACACCGAAACCCTGGCTGAACACCGGGCCAATCTGGGGCACGACCCCGCAGTGGTGGTGCAGTTCTCCGACATTCCCTATGACGACGAAACATGGGCGCACACCACCAATGCCGTCACGCAGGTCCGGGCGACGGGCGGGGTGCTGCTCCTGACACTGGAGCCGCACGGCGGCTTGGCGACCATGAGCGATGAGGTGATCGCCAAGTTGGCCACCGACTTACGTGCCATCAATGATCAGGGGACGCCCGTCGTCGTACGTTTTGCCCATGAGATGAACGGTTCCTGGTATTCCTGGGGCCAGCAGCCGACGCGCTACGTGGAGGTTTTCCGCAAGGTAGCGGCGGCGGTGCACAGCCAGGCGCCGGGCACCTCCATGATGTGGGCGCCGAATTATGGGGGCGGCTATCCGTTCACCGGTGGCCAATACGCGGCCCGTCCGGGAACCCCGGACTTCGCCGCGCTTGATACTGACCATGACGGCACCCTCACCATGGCCGATGACACGTATGCGCCCTACTATCCGGGGGATGACGCGGTGGACTGGGTGGGAGTCTCTCTGTACCACTGGGGCAACCAGCGCCCTTGGGGAAACAACGACATTGCCGAACCGGGCAAGTTCCTGGCCATGCTCAACGGAACCTACAACGGCACGGCGGGCGACGACAGCTCCGTGCCGGATTTCTACCAGGTGTACGGCGTGGACCACAACCGTCCGGTGGCCATCCCGGAGACCGCCGCGATCTTCACGCCTGCGCGCGGCGGAGCCTCCGAGTTGGACGTCAAGCGTGCTTGGTGGCGCCAGGTCTTTTCCGCCGAAACACACCAAGAGTATCCGCAGTTGAAGATGATCAATTGGTTCGAGTGGAAGAAGTACGAGATTGAGATCAACGACGACGTCGACTGGCGGAGCGCTGGATCGCCCGCCATCCGTGACGCGCTGACCCAGGACCTGCCGGACTGGTTGCGGTACGGCGAGGATTTGGAGGCGTGCCGCTAG
- a CDS encoding STAS domain-containing protein, with translation MSTLSHASNTTPTSLSSFDLTLTGALDAATVLAIRQDSAKAATDGPVLVLLDVAAVTTVGASGVVGLLEVLHLLRARGGDLRLFGSSAALETTRLQAHLGQVARIYGTREEAVDGGQRLERARHQATGFRWLNLFARRRRILGWG, from the coding sequence ATGTCCACACTTTCCCATGCTTCAAACACCACGCCCACGTCCCTGTCATCCTTCGACCTGACCCTCACCGGCGCCTTGGACGCAGCAACCGTCCTTGCCATTCGTCAAGACTCCGCAAAGGCCGCAACTGACGGTCCCGTCCTGGTCCTGCTGGATGTGGCAGCAGTGACAACCGTTGGCGCTTCCGGCGTCGTTGGCCTTCTTGAGGTGTTGCACCTCCTGCGCGCCCGCGGCGGTGACCTACGCCTTTTCGGAAGCTCCGCAGCTTTGGAAACTACCCGCCTCCAGGCCCATCTGGGGCAAGTGGCCCGCATTTATGGCACCAGGGAGGAAGCGGTCGACGGCGGCCAGAGACTCGAGCGCGCACGCCACCAGGCGACCGGGTTCCGGTGGCTCAACCTCTTCGCCCGACGGCGTCGTATCTTGGGTTGGGGCTGA